In the genome of Candidatus Caldatribacterium sp., one region contains:
- a CDS encoding LacI family DNA-binding transcriptional regulator yields the protein MAQKKVTTRLIAELCGVSRGTVDRALHDRRGISPETKARILEVAKELGYKSNFVARSLVKGRTRIIGMVVFNLYNRFFAQVVNAAEEEARRRGYSLLLALTNKDCAEEKRQLERLAGWRVDGIILAPVCRRKEVEEYLCHLSGKLGIPVVTICNRVSDAVPFVGIRDREVTKEAVRTIASKGYQRVVFLCPPLRNRDVMNVYAPEERLQGYLEAIRELDLGEPIVVDKKDFGDLIRGLILNTPKRVAIFCSSDIYALEVLSLIKGLGLKIPEDVGIMGFDDIDVLRHVNPPLSTIPYPVVEVGKVAVTNLVESVEVGKRITDVYLETKPLLRESL from the coding sequence ATGGCTCAGAAGAAAGTTACGACTAGGCTTATTGCTGAACTTTGTGGTGTTTCTCGGGGGACAGTTGACCGGGCCCTTCACGATCGGAGAGGAATAAGCCCTGAGACGAAAGCGAGGATTCTTGAAGTAGCTAAAGAGCTGGGTTACAAGTCCAACTTTGTAGCTCGGAGCCTTGTGAAAGGGAGAACCAGGATCATAGGTATGGTGGTATTTAATCTTTACAATCGTTTTTTTGCCCAGGTTGTAAATGCTGCTGAGGAAGAAGCACGAAGAAGAGGATACTCGCTGTTGCTTGCTCTGACAAATAAGGATTGTGCTGAAGAGAAACGCCAGTTAGAACGCTTGGCGGGCTGGCGGGTTGATGGGATTATTCTTGCCCCTGTCTGTAGGAGGAAAGAGGTTGAGGAATATCTATGTCATCTCTCTGGGAAGTTAGGTATCCCAGTCGTTACTATCTGTAATCGAGTTTCAGATGCTGTGCCTTTTGTAGGAATACGAGACCGTGAGGTGACGAAAGAGGCAGTACGCACTATTGCTTCGAAAGGATATCAGAGAGTTGTTTTTCTTTGTCCTCCTCTAAGGAATCGGGATGTCATGAATGTCTATGCTCCAGAGGAACGGTTGCAAGGATATCTTGAGGCGATAAGAGAACTTGACCTGGGCGAACCAATTGTCGTCGACAAAAAGGACTTCGGAGATCTTATCCGGGGTTTGATTCTAAACACCCCAAAGAGAGTGGCTATTTTCTGCTCAAGTGATATTTACGCCCTTGAAGTTCTCTCTTTGATTAAAGGGCTTGGTCTTAAAATCCCGGAAGATGTGGGGATTATGGGCTTTGACGATATTGATGTTCTCCGGCACGTGAATCCTCCTTTAAGCACTATTCCATATCCTGTGGTAGAAGTGGGAAAAGTGGCGGTGACTAACCTTGTTGAGAGTGTTGAAGTTGGAAAGAGAATCACTGATGTATATCTTGAGACTAAACCCTTGTTGAGAGAGTCTTTATGA